Proteins from one Trueperaceae bacterium genomic window:
- the pheT gene encoding phenylalanine--tRNA ligase subunit beta, which translates to MRVPVSWLQEFFDEELPEVGRLADLLSGLGLAVETVHSLPPAPEGVVVARVEEVEPIAGTKGLKRVVAAYGGTAVQVVCGAPNVAVGQHGALVRPGARLPGVEGEVGTRTIQGVESDGMLASARELGIYDHAAGIVTFGPDARVGAPLAELWPDETVIELELTPNRADAFSLLGVARDLGAKLGWRVRHPAEGLDPGDPGLDDGLSVDVRDEAGCPRFTLRRIDGVRVGPSPLWLQRRLAALGLRPRNNVVDVTNYVTFELGQPSHAYDLRALRGGVIQVRRARLGERLELLNEEAVELAAEDLVIATPTADGGSQAIGLAGVMGGRHDSVAADTTSVALEVALFDPVTVRRSAKRHKLVTDARTRFERGVDPNLQPLASARASRLIADVAGGVAHAGLSVTGGDTVRPAVSFRPASVRRIVGFDVPADRQREYLVRLGCEVGDQGPGEWRVTPPSWRYDIGLEEDLVEEVARLHGYEHIGSTVPAMRFVPPATDPTHRKLKERLAALGFQEAITYVFTGEAELERSRSPRAAVRIENPQGLDRAVLRTSLLPGLLGAAATNRAEPALALFEVGRVFGEREVERLCLLQRGPALEGGWREDVPGDFYAFKGRLEALAALAGADIELRPATHAQLHPGVSAEVVWEGEAVGFAGRLHPEVEAAYELPATFVADLALPLAERRVRFGEFSRQPHAERDLAVIAPRDVTYAALRDLCAAAAGPLLESLAPFDVYAGAQLPEGMRSVALRFRFRHGSRALTDDEVDAAMEKVIRAVRDAGYAIRA; encoded by the coding sequence GTGAGGGTCCCCGTCTCCTGGCTGCAGGAGTTCTTCGACGAGGAGCTGCCCGAGGTCGGCCGCCTCGCCGACCTGCTCTCGGGACTCGGCCTCGCCGTCGAGACCGTCCACAGCCTGCCGCCGGCGCCCGAGGGCGTGGTGGTGGCGCGCGTCGAGGAGGTCGAGCCGATCGCCGGCACCAAGGGCCTGAAGAGGGTCGTCGCCGCCTACGGCGGCACCGCCGTGCAGGTCGTGTGCGGCGCGCCGAACGTCGCCGTGGGCCAGCACGGTGCCCTGGTGCGACCGGGCGCGCGCCTGCCCGGCGTGGAGGGCGAGGTCGGCACGAGGACCATCCAGGGCGTCGAGAGCGACGGCATGCTCGCCAGCGCCAGGGAGCTCGGGATCTACGACCACGCCGCGGGCATCGTGACGTTCGGCCCCGACGCGCGGGTGGGCGCCCCGCTGGCCGAGCTCTGGCCGGACGAGACGGTGATCGAGCTGGAGCTGACCCCCAACCGCGCCGACGCCTTCTCCCTCCTCGGCGTGGCCCGCGACCTCGGCGCGAAGCTCGGCTGGCGCGTGAGGCACCCGGCCGAGGGCCTCGACCCCGGCGACCCCGGCCTCGACGACGGCCTCAGCGTCGACGTGCGGGACGAGGCCGGCTGCCCGCGCTTCACGCTGCGGCGCATCGACGGCGTGAGGGTGGGCCCCAGCCCGCTGTGGCTGCAGCGGCGCCTGGCGGCGCTGGGACTGCGGCCGCGCAACAACGTCGTCGACGTCACGAACTACGTGACGTTCGAGCTCGGCCAGCCGTCCCACGCCTACGACCTGCGCGCGCTGCGGGGCGGCGTGATCCAGGTGAGGAGGGCGCGACTGGGCGAGCGCCTCGAGCTCCTCAACGAGGAGGCGGTCGAGCTCGCCGCCGAGGACCTCGTGATCGCGACCCCGACCGCCGACGGCGGGAGCCAGGCGATAGGCCTGGCCGGCGTGATGGGCGGCCGCCACGACAGCGTCGCCGCCGACACCACGTCGGTGGCACTCGAGGTCGCGCTCTTCGACCCCGTCACGGTGCGGCGCAGCGCCAAGCGCCACAAGCTCGTCACCGACGCGCGCACGCGGTTCGAGCGCGGCGTCGACCCGAACCTCCAGCCCCTCGCCTCGGCCCGCGCGTCGCGGCTCATCGCCGACGTCGCGGGCGGCGTGGCGCACGCCGGCCTGAGCGTCACCGGGGGAGACACGGTGAGGCCGGCCGTGAGCTTCAGGCCCGCGAGCGTGCGCCGGATCGTGGGCTTCGACGTGCCCGCGGACCGGCAGCGCGAGTACCTCGTACGGCTCGGCTGCGAGGTGGGGGACCAGGGACCGGGCGAGTGGCGCGTCACGCCCCCGAGCTGGCGCTACGACATCGGGCTGGAGGAGGACCTCGTCGAGGAGGTCGCGCGCCTGCACGGCTACGAGCACATCGGCTCCACGGTGCCGGCCATGCGCTTCGTGCCGCCGGCCACCGACCCCACGCACCGCAAGCTCAAGGAGCGCCTGGCGGCGCTGGGCTTCCAGGAGGCGATCACCTACGTCTTCACCGGCGAGGCCGAGCTGGAGCGCTCGCGCTCGCCCCGGGCCGCGGTGCGCATCGAGAACCCCCAGGGCCTCGACCGCGCCGTGCTGCGCACCTCGCTGCTGCCGGGACTGCTCGGCGCCGCCGCGACGAACCGCGCCGAGCCCGCGCTGGCCCTCTTCGAGGTGGGCCGGGTCTTCGGCGAGCGCGAGGTCGAGCGCCTCTGCCTGCTGCAGCGCGGACCGGCCCTGGAAGGCGGCTGGCGGGAGGACGTGCCGGGCGACTTCTACGCGTTCAAGGGCCGGCTCGAGGCGCTGGCGGCGCTCGCCGGCGCTGACATCGAGCTGCGTCCCGCGACCCACGCTCAGCTGCACCCCGGCGTCTCCGCCGAGGTGGTCTGGGAGGGCGAGGCCGTCGGCTTCGCCGGTCGGCTGCACCCCGAGGTCGAGGCCGCCTACGAGCTGCCCGCCACGTTCGTCGCCGACCTGGCCCTGCCGCTGGCCGAGCGCCGCGTGCGGTTCGGCGAGTTCAGCCGCCAGCCCCACGCCGAGCGCGACCTCGCGGTCATCGCCCCGCGCGACGTGACCTACGCGGCGCTGCGCGACCTGTGCGCCGCCGCGGCCGGCCCGCTGCTCGAGTCCCTCGCGCCGTTCGACGTCTACGCCGGGGCGCAGCTCCCCGAGGGCATGCGCAGCGTCGCGCTCCGCTTCCGCTTCAGGCACGGCTCCCGGGCGCTCACCGACGACGAGGTGGACGCCGCTATGGAGAAGGTCATAAGGGCCGTCAGAGACGCCGGTTACGCTATCCGGGCGTGA
- the pheS gene encoding phenylalanine--tRNA ligase subunit alpha, translating to MFSLESEQVDDGREGNTDLARELELIAAAPDLETLQAHRVRLLGRKGVITARLKGLGALPPEERRAAGQAINAEKQALEEAFERRREELEREAVARQLAGESVDVTLPGTRPSGGGLHLLTLVTNRLLDVFTSLGYEVVTGPELETDHYNFKALNFPPEHPARDTQDTFWTTDGRLLRTHTSPMQVRYMEAHEPPFKVVVPGKVFRNEAVDATHEAQFNQLEALVVGEGVTMADLRGAIDEMARALIGEGTRTRLLPTYFPFVEPGAEFAIWWTNPRTGQEEWLELGGCGMVHPKVFASVGYEGVTGFAFGFGIERLAMVPYGVPDIRYFYQSDMRVLRQFRGRL from the coding sequence GTGTTCTCTTTGGAGAGTGAGCAGGTGGACGACGGACGAGAAGGCAACACGGACCTGGCGCGCGAGCTGGAGCTCATCGCCGCCGCGCCCGACCTGGAGACCCTGCAGGCCCACAGGGTGCGCCTGCTGGGCAGGAAGGGCGTCATCACGGCCCGCCTCAAGGGCCTCGGCGCCCTGCCGCCGGAGGAGCGACGCGCCGCCGGCCAGGCCATCAACGCCGAGAAGCAGGCCCTGGAGGAGGCCTTCGAGCGGCGCCGCGAGGAGCTGGAGCGCGAGGCCGTGGCCAGGCAGCTCGCGGGCGAGAGCGTGGACGTCACGCTCCCCGGCACCCGCCCCAGCGGCGGCGGCCTGCACCTGCTGACGCTCGTCACGAACCGTCTCCTCGACGTGTTCACCTCGCTCGGCTACGAGGTCGTCACCGGCCCGGAGCTCGAGACCGACCACTACAACTTCAAGGCCCTCAACTTCCCGCCCGAGCACCCCGCCCGCGACACGCAGGACACGTTCTGGACGACGGACGGCCGGCTGCTGCGCACCCACACGAGCCCGATGCAGGTCAGGTACATGGAGGCGCACGAGCCGCCCTTCAAGGTCGTGGTGCCCGGCAAGGTGTTCAGGAACGAGGCCGTGGACGCTACCCACGAGGCGCAGTTCAATCAGCTCGAGGCCCTGGTCGTGGGCGAGGGCGTGACGATGGCCGACCTGCGCGGCGCGATCGACGAGATGGCGCGGGCGCTCATCGGCGAGGGGACGAGGACGCGGCTGCTGCCGACCTACTTCCCGTTCGTCGAGCCGGGCGCCGAGTTCGCGATCTGGTGGACGAACCCGCGCACGGGGCAGGAGGAGTGGCTCGAGCTCGGCGGCTGCGGCATGGTCCACCCCAAGGTGTTCGCGTCCGTGGGCTACGAGGGCGTGACCGGCTTCGCCTTCGGCTTCGGCATCGAGCGCCTGGCGATGGTGCCGTACGGCGTCCCCGACATCAGGTACTTCTACCAGAGCGACATGCGCGTCCTGCGCCAGTTCAGGGGGCGCCTGTGA
- a CDS encoding cupin domain-containing protein produces MTTGTRRAALTVAALAAALTFAVGQEADPLRGATVAALGTFTPGAAPERSLQLLRITLEPGTTIPEHRHPGAVVVEVEEGVFGTTFAEGEGTIQRSEGEVESVAAGESATLQAGDSLAYEGALHTMANEGDETLILVVAALLDPNQPGFMFEGMDMDGEDDGQDGDGQDGESG; encoded by the coding sequence ATGACGACAGGCACCCGTAGAGCCGCCCTGACGGTCGCGGCGCTAGCCGCGGCACTGACCTTCGCCGTTGGTCAGGAGGCCGACCCGCTGCGGGGCGCGACGGTCGCGGCGCTGGGCACATTCACGCCCGGCGCGGCGCCCGAGCGGTCTCTGCAGCTCTTGCGCATCACCTTGGAGCCGGGCACTACCATCCCTGAGCATCGTCATCCCGGCGCGGTCGTCGTCGAGGTCGAGGAGGGCGTCTTCGGGACGACCTTCGCGGAGGGCGAGGGCACGATCCAGCGCTCCGAGGGCGAGGTCGAGTCGGTGGCCGCGGGCGAGTCCGCCACGCTCCAGGCCGGCGACTCCCTCGCCTACGAGGGCGCCCTGCACACGATGGCCAACGAGGGCGACGAGACCCTGATCCTGGTCGTGGCGGCGCTCCTCGACCCGAACCAACCCGGCTTCATGTTCGAGGGCATGGACATGGACGGCGAGGACGACGGCCAAGACGGCGACGGCCAGGACGGCGAGAGCGGCTAG
- the rimP gene encoding ribosome maturation factor RimP, whose protein sequence is MDLKQAATEVLTPLGYEVLELTVSSSGRSRKVLLRIDRLDEAVVTVDDVQRASEVFGLELDRLDPFEGPYRLEVESPGAQRPLVTARHFERFHDLLVKFRAGGESLTGRVLRVEDGAVTFSVNGEERTFPVADIEQARLAEWPDKPR, encoded by the coding sequence GTGGACCTGAAGCAGGCAGCCACCGAGGTGCTCACGCCCCTCGGCTACGAGGTGCTGGAACTCACCGTCAGCAGCTCGGGCCGCTCGCGCAAGGTGCTGCTTCGCATCGACAGGCTCGACGAGGCCGTCGTCACGGTCGACGACGTCCAGAGGGCCTCGGAGGTGTTCGGCCTCGAGCTCGACAGGCTCGACCCCTTCGAGGGTCCCTACCGGCTCGAGGTCGAGTCACCGGGCGCGCAGCGGCCGCTGGTCACGGCGCGCCACTTCGAGCGCTTCCACGACCTCCTCGTGAAGTTCCGCGCCGGCGGCGAGAGCCTCACCGGCCGGGTCCTGCGGGTGGAGGACGGCGCCGTCACCTTCTCCGTGAACGGCGAGGAGCGCACGTTCCCCGTCGCAGACATCGAGCAGGCCCGTCTGGCCGAGTGGCCGGACAAGCCCCGCTAG
- the nusA gene encoding transcription termination factor NusA has product MNKEFVDALNMLAAERNLSKEQLLHDLEDALAQAFERNIMPGKQIEVDLDPDTGEMEIVVIRKVVETVEDPDTQVSLQEALELDDEVEVGMEMEFPVDPDRFTRIAVQTTKQVITQKIREAERAIVYEEYKDRAGDIMTGVVSRTDAKKNVFVDLGRGEAIMPLKEQIHGERYMVGMRLKVYVQKVELSPRGPSILVSRAAPELLEYLMRQEIPEVADGTVEIKAIAREAGQRSKVAVTSNNPNVDPIGACIGHRGSRIQAVTAELQRERVDIIQWDPSPREFIRNALSPAKVGNIELDTEAKRARVTVGPDQLSLAIGKSGQNVRLAAKLTGFSIDLQPSESVSDLDAAMQAAASRLADQGQVERTHSAFDALFGGGPKPGDEAGAEGAAGDAAADAERGAEAEPAESGEEDVAEGAAPEAELEEEAAS; this is encoded by the coding sequence GTGAACAAGGAGTTCGTCGACGCTCTGAACATGCTGGCGGCGGAGCGCAACCTCAGCAAGGAGCAGCTGCTCCATGACCTGGAGGACGCGCTCGCCCAGGCGTTCGAGCGCAACATCATGCCGGGCAAGCAGATCGAGGTCGACCTCGACCCCGACACCGGCGAGATGGAGATCGTGGTCATACGCAAGGTCGTGGAGACCGTCGAGGACCCCGACACGCAGGTGTCGCTCCAGGAGGCCCTCGAGCTCGACGACGAGGTCGAGGTCGGCATGGAGATGGAGTTCCCCGTCGACCCCGACAGGTTCACGCGCATCGCCGTGCAGACGACGAAGCAGGTGATCACGCAGAAGATCCGCGAGGCCGAGAGGGCCATCGTCTACGAGGAGTACAAGGACCGCGCCGGCGACATCATGACCGGCGTCGTGTCGCGCACCGACGCGAAGAAGAACGTCTTCGTCGACCTCGGGCGCGGCGAGGCGATCATGCCGCTGAAGGAGCAGATCCACGGCGAACGCTACATGGTCGGCATGCGCCTGAAGGTGTACGTGCAGAAGGTCGAGCTCTCGCCGCGCGGTCCCTCGATCCTGGTCTCGCGCGCCGCCCCGGAGCTGCTCGAGTACCTGATGCGGCAGGAGATCCCCGAGGTCGCCGACGGCACCGTGGAGATCAAGGCCATCGCCCGCGAGGCCGGGCAGCGCTCGAAGGTCGCCGTGACCTCGAACAACCCCAACGTCGACCCCATCGGCGCCTGCATCGGCCACCGCGGCAGCCGCATCCAGGCGGTGACCGCCGAGCTGCAGCGCGAGCGCGTCGACATCATCCAGTGGGACCCCAGCCCGCGCGAGTTCATCAGGAACGCGCTCTCCCCCGCCAAGGTCGGCAACATCGAGCTGGACACCGAGGCCAAGCGTGCGCGCGTGACGGTGGGCCCCGACCAGCTGTCGCTGGCGATCGGCAAGAGCGGCCAGAACGTGCGCCTCGCGGCCAAGCTCACGGGCTTCAGCATCGACCTGCAGCCGTCCGAGTCGGTCTCCGACCTCGACGCCGCCATGCAGGCCGCCGCGTCCCGCCTGGCCGACCAGGGCCAGGTCGAGCGCACGCACAGCGCCTTCGACGCGCTGTTCGGCGGCGGGCCCAAGCCCGGTGACGAGGCGGGGGCCGAGGGCGCCGCCGGCGACGCCGCCGCGGACGCCGAACGGGGCGCCGAGGCCGAGCCCGCCGAGAGCGGCGAGGAGGATGTCGCCGAGGGCGCCGCGCCCGAGGCCGAGCTCGAAGAGGAGGCGGCCTCCTGA
- a CDS encoding YlxR family protein codes for MVATQNENFRRRRHVPMRRCVVCRESKPQAEMLRLYRDESGAYHYDARRRMGGRGTWVCRVCAADAVQEDDAKRLSRAFKAQAAQVLGLLREAARSPEGSATGRPAAVTARRDGGTDV; via the coding sequence ATGGTGGCGACGCAGAACGAGAACTTCAGGCGCCGGCGGCACGTCCCCATGAGGCGCTGCGTCGTGTGCCGCGAGTCGAAGCCGCAGGCCGAGATGCTGCGGCTCTACAGGGACGAGTCGGGCGCGTACCACTACGACGCCCGTCGCCGCATGGGCGGGCGCGGCACGTGGGTCTGCCGCGTGTGCGCCGCCGACGCGGTGCAGGAGGACGACGCGAAGAGGCTGAGCCGGGCCTTCAAGGCCCAGGCGGCACAGGTGCTGGGTCTGCTGAGGGAGGCCGCCAGGTCCCCGGAGGGGTCGGCCACGGGCCGGCCGGCAGCCGTCACCGCGCGCCGGGACGGAGGCACGGATGTCTGA
- the infB gene encoding translation initiation factor IF-2, protein MSEKVRIYQLAKELGIDNAELLARLDDLGVEYKSVSSTLEAEVADMVKGLIAEAAPAVGGSAQAEEAPAAGGKAARPAATAVAEKAPATAEKAQAADAKGAARAEKGEAEAARPTAGAEEAPRRAPVVTVMGHVDHGKTSLLDRIRQTHVAEREAGGITQHIGAYQAQTKHGTVTFLDTPGHEAFTTIRQRGANATDIAVIVVAADDSVMPQTREAIAHAKAADVPIVVAINKVDLPQANPDKVKQDLMQVGLVPEDYGGDTITVELSAKTGQGVDDLLEMLSLVAEVEDLRADPEAPVKGVVIESILDKRAGVLATVLVQEGTLRVADYIVCGEVWAKVRRLTDHTGANIDAAGPSTPVQVLGFSEQPVAGTLVEGVASEVEAKRITAERREEREERSRQEIGKKGVTLADLFGKPRKKTIHLLLRADTQGSLEAIKGVLQRESEATEEVDIDIMLAEVGAPTESDLLLAGTAGASVLSFGVNPPGSVVKAAERRGIPLKSYRIIYDLIEDVQKMIRGQIEPEYEERTLGRAEVRAVIHVPRAGNIAGSYVLDGVVRRGAKARVHRGGKEVYKGSIAGLRRFKDDVREVGTGFECGISLQNYDNIQEGDIIEVYELVEVPVA, encoded by the coding sequence ATGTCTGAGAAGGTGAGGATCTACCAGCTAGCCAAGGAGCTCGGCATCGACAACGCCGAGCTGCTCGCACGGCTCGACGACCTGGGCGTCGAGTACAAGTCCGTGTCGAGCACGCTCGAGGCCGAGGTCGCCGACATGGTCAAGGGCCTCATCGCCGAGGCCGCGCCCGCGGTTGGCGGGTCAGCCCAGGCCGAGGAGGCCCCGGCCGCGGGCGGCAAGGCGGCGCGTCCCGCCGCCACGGCGGTGGCCGAGAAGGCCCCCGCCACCGCCGAGAAGGCCCAGGCCGCGGACGCGAAGGGCGCGGCGCGGGCCGAGAAGGGCGAGGCCGAGGCCGCCAGGCCCACGGCGGGGGCCGAGGAGGCGCCGCGGCGCGCGCCCGTCGTCACCGTGATGGGCCACGTCGACCACGGCAAGACCTCGCTCCTCGACCGCATCAGGCAGACGCACGTGGCCGAGCGCGAGGCCGGCGGCATCACCCAGCACATCGGCGCCTACCAGGCGCAGACGAAGCACGGCACCGTCACCTTCCTCGACACGCCCGGCCACGAGGCCTTCACGACGATCAGGCAGCGCGGCGCGAACGCCACCGACATCGCGGTCATCGTCGTCGCCGCCGACGACAGCGTGATGCCGCAGACCCGCGAGGCCATCGCCCACGCCAAGGCGGCGGACGTGCCGATCGTCGTGGCGATCAACAAGGTCGACCTGCCGCAGGCGAACCCCGACAAGGTCAAGCAGGACCTGATGCAGGTCGGCCTCGTGCCGGAGGACTACGGCGGCGACACGATCACGGTGGAGCTCTCCGCGAAGACCGGCCAGGGCGTCGACGACCTCCTCGAGATGCTCTCGCTCGTGGCCGAGGTCGAGGACCTGCGCGCCGACCCCGAGGCCCCGGTCAAGGGCGTCGTCATCGAGTCGATACTCGACAAGCGCGCCGGCGTCCTCGCCACCGTCCTCGTGCAGGAGGGCACGCTGCGCGTGGCCGACTACATCGTCTGCGGGGAGGTGTGGGCGAAGGTCAGGCGGCTCACCGACCACACCGGCGCGAACATCGACGCCGCCGGGCCCTCCACGCCGGTCCAGGTGCTGGGCTTCTCCGAGCAGCCGGTGGCCGGCACGCTGGTCGAGGGCGTGGCCAGCGAGGTCGAGGCCAAGCGCATCACCGCCGAGCGGCGCGAGGAGCGCGAGGAGCGCAGCCGGCAGGAGATCGGCAAGAAGGGCGTGACCCTCGCCGACCTGTTCGGGAAGCCGAGGAAGAAGACGATCCACCTGCTGTTGCGCGCCGACACGCAGGGCTCGCTGGAGGCGATCAAGGGCGTGCTCCAGCGCGAGTCGGAGGCGACCGAAGAGGTCGACATCGACATCATGCTCGCCGAGGTCGGCGCCCCCACCGAGTCCGACCTGCTGCTGGCGGGCACGGCCGGCGCCTCCGTGCTGTCCTTCGGCGTGAACCCGCCGGGCAGCGTCGTGAAGGCGGCGGAGCGCCGCGGCATCCCGCTGAAGAGCTACCGGATCATCTACGACCTCATCGAGGACGTGCAGAAGATGATCCGCGGGCAGATCGAGCCCGAGTACGAGGAGCGCACGCTCGGCCGCGCCGAGGTGCGCGCCGTGATCCACGTGCCGCGCGCCGGCAACATCGCCGGCTCGTACGTGCTCGACGGCGTCGTGAGGCGCGGCGCCAAGGCGCGCGTGCACCGCGGCGGCAAGGAGGTCTACAAGGGCTCGATCGCCGGGCTCAGGCGCTTCAAGGACGACGTCAGGGAGGTCGGCACCGGCTTCGAGTGCGGTATCAGCCTCCAGAACTACGACAACATCCAGGAGGGCGACATCATCGAGGTCTACGAGCTCGTCGAGGTGCCGGTCGCATGA
- the secD gene encoding protein translocase subunit SecD: protein MNRAATGIVILAALIASVLYLWQPWAPGGSALKLGLDLQGGLRVTLQTEQPDPLREDLNAARDIIENRVNQFGVAEALVQTSGDRNIVVELPGLTAEDQQRALDLIGQQAVLEFRLVKPEASSLPSEGLTLDDLEPTAFTGEIIATATAAFSSSPGMPGGPTVNFTIRPEFASDFGQFTGSNLGRRMAIVLDDAIITAPTLQGRISTQGQITGIGTLDEASDIAVVLRSGSLPVSLQVAEVRSIGPTLGQDAINAGTTAAVVGGVAVILSVVIYYGPLFGGVLAFGVLLAMLFIFGALAGLGASLTLPGIAGLVLTIGAAVDGNVISFERIREELRAGRGIRLAMKKGFSSSLSAIIDANVTTLLAAAALYQYTSGPVRGFATTLAIGIVASVFVNTVVVPFILDVLTLNNRRTFLWHGFDIRGIRHVRRGAVLMPITAALALASLAWVAVEGLPMSTDFTGGTNVLLAVPEGTATADVRAAIGELGVEGLDPAAATIVEATGPDGGSQMIVRTGLTSTELGGEGDFGARLADQVGGELLSADFVGPAIGADLRRGAVMAVLVSLALILVYVAWRFWPNWQVAVAAVVATAHDTLLSLGVLALFQMEFSIPVLAALLFVVGYSLNDSIIIADRIREDLRTERQLGYVEVVDLAINQTLTRTIATGGTTLLPVIALLLFGGSVLQGFSVVLLVGIAVGTFSSIYVMSPLVVWLRQTGRARARATRRAHA from the coding sequence ATGAACCGCGCCGCCACCGGCATCGTGATCCTGGCGGCGCTGATCGCGTCCGTCCTCTACCTGTGGCAGCCGTGGGCGCCCGGCGGATCGGCACTCAAGCTGGGCCTCGACCTGCAGGGCGGCCTGCGCGTGACCCTGCAGACCGAGCAGCCGGACCCGCTGCGCGAGGACCTCAACGCCGCGCGCGACATCATCGAGAACCGCGTCAACCAGTTCGGCGTCGCCGAGGCGCTGGTGCAGACGTCCGGCGACAGGAACATCGTCGTGGAGCTGCCCGGCCTCACCGCCGAGGACCAGCAGCGCGCTCTCGACCTCATCGGCCAGCAGGCCGTGCTCGAGTTCAGGCTGGTGAAGCCGGAGGCGAGCTCGCTGCCGAGCGAGGGCCTGACGCTCGATGACCTCGAGCCGACGGCCTTCACCGGCGAGATCATCGCCACCGCCACGGCCGCGTTCAGCTCCTCCCCCGGCATGCCAGGCGGACCGACCGTGAACTTCACGATCCGGCCCGAGTTCGCCAGCGACTTCGGACAGTTCACGGGCAGCAACCTGGGCCGGCGCATGGCGATCGTCCTCGACGACGCGATCATCACGGCGCCCACGCTCCAGGGCAGGATCTCGACGCAGGGCCAGATCACGGGCATCGGCACCCTCGACGAGGCCTCCGACATCGCGGTCGTCCTGCGCTCCGGGAGCCTGCCGGTCAGCCTGCAGGTGGCGGAGGTGCGCTCGATCGGCCCGACGCTCGGCCAGGACGCCATCAACGCCGGCACGACGGCCGCCGTGGTCGGCGGCGTCGCCGTCATCCTGTCCGTCGTCATCTACTACGGTCCGCTCTTCGGCGGCGTGCTCGCCTTCGGCGTGCTGCTCGCGATGCTGTTCATCTTCGGCGCGCTCGCCGGCCTGGGCGCCTCGCTGACCCTGCCGGGCATCGCCGGCCTCGTGCTGACGATCGGCGCCGCCGTCGACGGGAACGTCATCAGCTTCGAGCGCATCCGCGAGGAGCTGCGCGCCGGACGCGGCATCAGGCTCGCCATGAAGAAGGGCTTCAGCAGCTCGCTCTCGGCGATCATCGACGCCAACGTCACCACCCTCCTGGCCGCCGCGGCCCTGTACCAGTACACCAGCGGCCCGGTGCGCGGCTTCGCGACCACGCTGGCCATCGGCATCGTGGCGTCGGTGTTCGTGAACACCGTGGTCGTGCCGTTCATCCTCGACGTGCTCACCCTCAACAACCGCCGCACGTTCCTGTGGCATGGCTTCGACATCCGCGGGATCCGCCACGTGAGGCGGGGCGCGGTGCTCATGCCCATCACGGCCGCGCTCGCCCTGGCGTCCCTGGCCTGGGTGGCGGTCGAGGGTCTCCCCATGTCCACGGACTTCACCGGGGGCACGAACGTCCTGCTCGCCGTCCCCGAGGGCACCGCCACCGCCGACGTGCGCGCGGCGATAGGCGAGCTCGGCGTCGAGGGCCTCGACCCCGCCGCGGCCACGATCGTCGAGGCCACGGGGCCGGACGGCGGCAGCCAGATGATCGTCCGCACCGGCCTCACGTCCACCGAGCTCGGCGGCGAGGGCGACTTCGGCGCCCGGCTGGCCGACCAGGTGGGCGGTGAGCTGCTGTCGGCCGACTTCGTGGGTCCCGCGATCGGCGCCGACCTCAGGCGCGGCGCGGTGATGGCCGTGCTCGTCTCGCTGGCGCTGATCCTCGTCTACGTCGCCTGGCGGTTCTGGCCGAACTGGCAGGTGGCCGTCGCGGCCGTCGTCGCCACGGCGCACGACACGCTGCTCAGCCTCGGCGTCCTGGCGCTGTTCCAGATGGAGTTCAGCATCCCCGTCCTGGCGGCGCTGCTGTTCGTGGTCGGCTACTCGCTGAACGACTCGATCATCATCGCCGACCGCATCCGCGAGGACCTGAGGACCGAGCGCCAGCTCGGCTACGTGGAGGTCGTCGACCTGGCGATCAACCAGACGCTGACGCGCACGATCGCCACCGGCGGCACGACCCTGCTGCCCGTGATCGCGCTCCTGCTCTTCGGCGGCTCCGTGCTGCAGGGCTTCAGCGTGGTGCTGCTTGTCGGCATCGCGGTGGGGACGTTCTCGAGCATCTACGTGATGAGCCCGCTGGTCGTGTGGCTGCGCCAGACCGGCCGCGCCCGCGCCAGGGCCACGCGCAGGGCGCACGCCTAG